One region of candidate division WOR-3 bacterium genomic DNA includes:
- a CDS encoding acyltransferase has protein sequence MRGSFLASPFAVARASWDRFMNSLLLAECRRKGMSIGTACRVAGRPRIYITAGAKVECGDGVLLNSLPCGYHAGMSYPVTILADRPCACIQIGAESRRHGCCIHAWLGITIGKRCLFAAGSQVLDAHGHSAALEHSRFRHKLQDVPAPVSIGDSCWLCLGSLVLKGAQIGEGCIIAPYSVVRAGVYPAHSLLAGSPARVVRTIPEDAVLAADYPHPLLKPPSSRLSFSFLASRPSAPPKKNRQCHRWGQR, from the coding sequence ATGAGAGGTAGTTTCCTCGCTTCGCCATTTGCAGTTGCGCGCGCGTCGTGGGACAGGTTCATGAATTCGCTATTGCTGGCCGAGTGCAGACGCAAGGGCATGTCTATCGGGACTGCTTGTAGGGTGGCGGGGCGGCCGCGGATCTACATCACTGCAGGCGCCAAGGTCGAGTGTGGCGACGGCGTTCTCCTGAATTCCTTGCCGTGCGGCTATCACGCAGGGATGAGCTATCCCGTTACGATTCTGGCAGACCGCCCATGCGCGTGCATACAGATCGGGGCGGAAAGTCGGCGTCACGGCTGCTGTATACATGCATGGCTAGGCATCACCATCGGCAAGAGGTGCCTATTCGCCGCGGGCAGTCAGGTGCTCGACGCGCACGGACATTCGGCCGCGTTGGAGCATTCGCGATTCCGGCACAAGCTGCAGGACGTCCCGGCTCCCGTGTCAATCGGCGACTCCTGTTGGCTGTGTTTGGGATCTCTGGTACTCAAGGGAGCGCAGATCGGGGAGGGCTGCATCATTGCACCGTACTCCGTTGTGCGAGCCGGCGTCTATCCAGCACACAGCCTCCTGGCTGGATCTCCTGCACGGGTCGTAAGGACTATTCCGGAGGATGCCGTCCTGGCCGCGGACTATCCCCATCCGCTCCTCAAGCCTCCTTCCTCTCGCCTCTCATTTTCCTTTCTGGCTTCACGGCCCTCTGCCCCCCCCAAAAAAAACCGCCAATGCCACCGCTGGGGGCAAAGATGA